One stretch of Aquimarina sp. Aq107 DNA includes these proteins:
- a CDS encoding MGMT family protein: MKDTNDNFFDRVYEVAKLIPYGRVTSYGAIAKYLGAARSARMVGWAMNASGKQEDVPAHRVVNRKGILTGKHHFDGTNLMQQLLENEDVEVIDNQIQNFEKLFWDPMEEL; encoded by the coding sequence ATGAAGGATACTAATGATAATTTTTTTGATAGAGTTTACGAAGTGGCAAAACTGATTCCTTATGGAAGAGTAACTTCCTATGGTGCTATTGCAAAATATCTTGGAGCAGCAAGAAGCGCGAGAATGGTGGGTTGGGCTATGAATGCTTCTGGTAAACAAGAAGATGTGCCTGCCCATAGGGTAGTAAATAGAAAAGGAATTTTAACTGGAAAACATCATTTTGATGGAACGAACTTAATGCAACAGTTACTAGAAAATGAAGATGTTGAAGTAATTGATAATCAAATACAGAATTTTGAAAAGTTATTTTGGGATCCCATGGAAGAATTATAG
- a CDS encoding toxin-antitoxin system YwqK family antitoxin, with the protein MKNLLLTLAILFSGVMMAQDAKPTFEKEGNSIKGTYFYDNGEIRQQGFYNKEGKLHGEWKSYDVSGKKIAMGQYNNGVKTGKWFFWKGEKLSEVNYSDNNIASVTTWSNKSDVVVNYEQ; encoded by the coding sequence ATGAAGAATTTATTATTAACACTTGCGATCCTTTTTTCTGGAGTGATGATGGCTCAAGATGCGAAACCTACTTTCGAAAAAGAAGGAAACTCTATAAAAGGAACTTACTTTTATGACAATGGTGAAATCCGTCAACAAGGATTTTACAATAAAGAAGGAAAGTTACACGGAGAATGGAAATCATACGATGTATCTGGAAAGAAAATCGCTATGGGACAATATAATAATGGAGTGAAAACTGGAAAATGGTTCTTTTGGAAAGGTGAAAAACTATCAGAAGTAAATTATTCAGATAATAACATCGCATCTGTAACAACTTGGTCCAATAAAAGTGACGTTGTTGTTAATTACGAACAATAA
- a CDS encoding LysE family translocator — translation METTKLFLVTFFASLVGVIPPGLINMTVAKTCLERGKKNGVLVAIGASAVVFIQALLAILLAKYIFFNPYVKNMLLRTGAVIFFLMAVYFFVKAKQRRTKIKVYKHAGSRSLFKGMMMSLVNVLPIPYFCTIAAAMSVSGKIQYDALRIVAFGIAAGTGTFVTLYFYVLSFLKIEKKTASITKYSNYFMGILMLVLVMLTLARIIYTWDEGY, via the coding sequence TTGGAAACTACTAAACTCTTTCTCGTTACTTTTTTTGCATCCTTGGTAGGAGTTATTCCTCCAGGATTAATTAACATGACTGTGGCCAAGACATGCTTAGAAAGAGGTAAGAAAAATGGTGTCTTAGTCGCTATAGGTGCTTCTGCGGTGGTTTTTATACAAGCTTTACTAGCTATTTTACTCGCAAAATATATATTTTTTAATCCTTATGTAAAAAATATGTTGCTCAGAACAGGTGCGGTAATATTTTTCTTAATGGCTGTTTATTTTTTTGTAAAAGCAAAACAAAGAAGAACTAAGATTAAAGTATATAAACATGCAGGTTCGCGTAGTCTTTTTAAAGGAATGATGATGTCTCTTGTAAATGTGTTACCGATACCCTATTTCTGTACTATAGCAGCAGCAATGAGCGTTAGTGGAAAGATACAATATGATGCATTGAGAATCGTAGCCTTTGGGATTGCTGCGGGAACAGGAACTTTTGTAACCTTATATTTCTATGTGCTTTCTTTTCTTAAAATAGAAAAGAAGACGGCTTCTATAACAAAGTATTCTAATTATTTTATGGGAATACTAATGTTGGTTTTGGTTATGCTAACTTTAGCTAGAATAATATATACTTGGGATGAAGGATACTAA
- a CDS encoding glycosyltransferase produces the protein MSKKVLVAPLNWGLGHATRCIPIIHALIHEGFEPVIASDGAALALLRKEFPELRTEEIPSYNIEYSKKASNFKLKMLLNSPKIAHAITAEKKATKRIVESDDFYGIISDNRMGVRYKSLPSVFITHQLTVLSGKTTSISTKIHNKYIKKFDVCWVPDMADDPSLSGELGHPKHSNIPVTYLGPLSRFNYQNLPKKYDIMVLLSGPEPQRTMLEEKLFQEFERSDKKIVFVRGIIEENQETYVKNNITIHNYLTGIALENTINSSNIIISRSGYTTVMDLAKLKKKAFFIPTPGQFEQEYLAERLTNNKLVPSCKQNEFTLKKLYDLNAYKGLSSFSTDIDYRELFHFFQSK, from the coding sequence TTGAGTAAAAAAGTACTTGTAGCACCCCTTAATTGGGGTTTAGGTCATGCAACCCGCTGTATTCCGATAATTCATGCCTTAATTCACGAAGGTTTCGAACCTGTTATAGCCTCTGATGGAGCAGCACTAGCTTTATTAAGAAAAGAATTTCCAGAATTAAGAACAGAAGAAATTCCTTCCTATAATATAGAATATTCTAAAAAAGCTAGTAATTTTAAACTAAAGATGTTGCTTAATAGCCCGAAAATTGCACACGCAATTACAGCCGAAAAAAAAGCGACTAAACGTATTGTAGAATCTGATGATTTTTATGGTATTATATCCGATAATAGAATGGGGGTTAGATATAAAAGCTTACCATCTGTATTTATTACCCATCAGCTTACGGTTCTAAGTGGGAAAACAACTTCTATTAGTACAAAAATCCATAATAAATACATTAAGAAATTTGATGTTTGTTGGGTTCCTGATATGGCGGATGATCCAAGTTTAAGTGGAGAACTAGGTCATCCAAAACACAGTAACATCCCTGTTACTTACCTAGGCCCTTTAAGCAGGTTTAACTATCAAAACTTGCCAAAGAAATATGATATTATGGTATTATTATCTGGGCCGGAACCACAACGAACCATGCTAGAAGAAAAACTGTTTCAGGAATTTGAACGCAGTGATAAAAAAATAGTTTTTGTTAGAGGAATTATTGAAGAAAATCAGGAGACCTATGTAAAAAACAATATCACCATACATAATTACCTTACTGGAATAGCCTTAGAAAACACTATTAACAGCAGTAATATCATAATTTCTAGATCAGGATATACGACTGTAATGGATCTTGCCAAATTAAAGAAAAAAGCCTTTTTTATACCTACTCCTGGTCAATTTGAACAAGAATACCTGGCAGAACGACTTACTAACAATAAGCTAGTTCCCAGTTGCAAACAGAATGAGTTTACACTAAAGAAATTGTATGATTTAAATGCTTATAAAGGGTTAAGTAGTTTTAGCACCGACATCGACTACAGGGAACTTTTTCACTTTTTCCAAAGTAAATGA
- a CDS encoding inorganic phosphate transporter, with translation MNDIYILMIVALAILAIADLVVGVSNDAVNFLNSAIGSKAISFRTIMIVASIGIAAGAIFSSGLMEVARKGIFVPGEFYFDEIMIIFMAVMITDILLLDFFNTLGMPTSTTVSIVFELLGAAVCVALIKIAADADLSFGDLGNYINTKKAGEIIAGILLSVVVAFSIGAIVQYVSRLLLSFNFAKKAKWVGALFGGIALTAILYFIFIKGIKGTNYAKLVVDTFSNDTNLGFLEWANLYFESSYETIKELAAAKKDLFKIDAEAGTISTTLRGFLESNVLSIVVAGFGLLSLISYVFMSFLKVNIYKLIIIVGTFALALAFAGNDLVNFIGVPIAAWEGYQMWSSSGVPATEFLMSSLSGKAETPTLLLLGAGLIMVLTLWFSSKAKNVVKTSIDLSRQGEGDEKFSPNFLSRGVVRGTVFISEVISSITPASFKKFSDKQFEQVAAPVVARKEDLPAFDMVRAAVNLMVAGVLISIATSMKLPLSTTYVTFMVAMGTSLADRAWGTESAVYRVAGVLNVIGGWFFTAISAFLAAALIAFLINFNQPIMTGVLLLVAIILLVRNTIRYRNKTRADKAEDSLKKSESSSIQGVIEESAGNIKSFVNRGNKIYSSTVDSLAKYDLASLKKSRKGIAKLETEVEELRDSIFYFIKNLDESSVGASSFYISILGHLEDITQSLDYISKNSHKHVNNNHKKLRFNQIKDLKEIEDQLQEFFVSIKNIFDSREFNGLNSIIEEKQGLFTLVNDKINKQVERTRTEESSPKNTTLYFGLLMETKDLITATMNLLTTYRDHQD, from the coding sequence ATGAACGACATTTATATTTTAATGATTGTTGCGCTAGCTATTTTAGCTATCGCTGATTTAGTGGTTGGGGTTAGTAACGATGCGGTTAATTTTTTAAATTCTGCGATAGGATCTAAGGCGATTTCTTTTAGAACTATTATGATTGTTGCTAGTATAGGAATAGCTGCAGGAGCAATATTTTCCAGTGGATTAATGGAGGTTGCTCGTAAAGGTATTTTTGTTCCTGGCGAGTTTTATTTTGATGAGATCATGATCATTTTTATGGCGGTTATGATTACCGATATTTTGCTATTGGATTTTTTCAATACTTTAGGTATGCCAACATCAACAACGGTTTCTATAGTTTTTGAATTGTTGGGAGCAGCGGTTTGTGTCGCTTTGATTAAGATTGCTGCGGATGCAGATCTTTCTTTTGGAGATTTAGGAAATTATATAAATACTAAAAAAGCAGGTGAAATTATTGCGGGGATTTTACTCTCTGTAGTGGTTGCATTCTCTATAGGAGCAATTGTTCAATACGTGTCCCGATTATTATTGTCTTTTAATTTTGCTAAAAAAGCAAAGTGGGTAGGAGCATTGTTTGGAGGAATTGCATTAACAGCAATACTTTATTTTATTTTTATTAAGGGTATTAAAGGAACCAATTACGCTAAATTAGTAGTTGATACATTTTCTAATGACACTAATTTGGGATTTTTAGAATGGGCTAACTTGTATTTTGAAAGTTCTTATGAAACAATTAAAGAATTGGCAGCTGCTAAGAAAGATCTGTTTAAGATTGATGCAGAGGCAGGTACAATTTCTACTACTTTAAGAGGTTTTTTAGAATCTAATGTTTTGTCTATAGTAGTTGCTGGATTCGGATTATTATCCTTGATCTCTTATGTGTTTATGAGCTTTTTAAAAGTAAATATATATAAGTTGATTATAATAGTAGGAACTTTTGCGTTAGCGCTTGCTTTTGCGGGTAATGACTTGGTTAATTTTATAGGTGTTCCTATCGCTGCTTGGGAAGGGTATCAAATGTGGAGTTCCTCTGGAGTGCCAGCTACTGAGTTTTTGATGTCTTCATTAAGCGGTAAAGCAGAAACACCAACCCTACTTTTATTAGGAGCAGGACTTATTATGGTTTTAACACTTTGGTTTTCTTCTAAAGCAAAAAATGTTGTGAAGACCTCGATTGATTTATCGCGTCAAGGAGAAGGAGATGAGAAATTTAGTCCTAATTTTCTTTCAAGAGGTGTAGTAAGAGGAACGGTTTTTATTTCTGAAGTTATATCATCAATTACACCTGCTTCATTTAAGAAGTTTTCGGATAAACAGTTTGAACAAGTTGCAGCTCCTGTAGTTGCTAGAAAAGAAGATCTTCCGGCATTTGATATGGTAAGAGCTGCTGTTAATCTTATGGTCGCAGGAGTGCTGATTTCTATAGCAACTTCTATGAAACTACCGCTGTCCACAACCTATGTGACATTTATGGTAGCAATGGGTACCTCATTAGCAGATAGAGCTTGGGGAACTGAAAGTGCCGTGTATCGTGTAGCAGGAGTATTAAATGTAATTGGAGGTTGGTTTTTTACAGCAATCAGTGCATTTTTGGCAGCTGCTTTAATAGCATTTTTGATCAACTTTAATCAGCCGATAATGACGGGTGTTTTATTGTTGGTAGCAATTATACTGTTAGTAAGAAATACTATTAGATATCGTAATAAAACTAGAGCAGATAAAGCAGAAGATAGTCTTAAGAAATCAGAGAGTAGTTCTATCCAAGGAGTGATTGAAGAAAGTGCTGGTAATATTAAATCTTTTGTAAATAGAGGGAATAAAATTTATAGTAGTACCGTAGATAGTTTGGCAAAATATGATCTTGCATCTCTTAAAAAGAGTAGAAAAGGAATTGCTAAATTAGAAACTGAGGTCGAAGAATTAAGAGATAGTATTTTCTATTTTATTAAAAACCTTGATGAATCAAGTGTAGGAGCTAGTAGCTTTTATATTTCGATTCTAGGACATTTAGAGGACATTACTCAGTCTTTAGATTATATTTCTAAAAACAGTCATAAGCATGTGAATAATAATCACAAAAAACTACGATTTAACCAAATCAAGGATCTTAAAGAAATCGAGGATCAATTACAAGAGTTTTTTGTTAGTATCAAGAATATTTTCGATAGTAGAGAATTTAATGGTCTGAATAGTATTATTGAAGAAAAACAAGGATTGTTTACATTAGTAAATGATAAAATTAACAAACAAGTAGAACGAACAAGAACAGAAGAAAGTAGTCCTAAAAATACAACGCTCTATTTTGGACTTCTTATGGAGACGAAAGATCTTATAACGGCTACTATGAATTTGCTAACTACTTATAGAGATCATCAAGATTAA
- a CDS encoding TonB-dependent receptor — translation MRNIVILCALFVVGIVSAQETGSIAGTLLDKEANSQPLPFANVLIKGTSKGTTTDFDGLYTIENLEPGTYVVEFSFVGYETLEKEVIVKPNETTTVNASIGASAAALDEVVIKTTSRKKESVQALLLDQKGAVVQKQSIGAQELSNKGVSNAAGAVTKISGISKQEGGGNVYVRGLGDRYLNTTFNGLSLPANNVDKKNIDLGLFSSDVIQNIGVSKTYAANFYGDFAAGNVDIIAKEHVGKAYVNVDLGNTINTAAIGEKFVKSEGTGFFGFYNRYKNDPFAVVLSHGIDPVSSEGPVGLSGSITAGKSWEIGEESKLSIFGTASFGSSYEYARGQAANVTAAENQIFRDAESFEYSRTTTAMANIVYSINPDHRIKFTSLFINDAKDDIERFGIDGKGFNRNTIADIDDFGFFTQNVQFEQDMIYVNQLSGVSNINEKIKVDYGIGFNSVLARQPDRKRIALEQFDLALDNDPTTNPVLFRNVDFDNQRYFQNIEDQEWNGRINVAYEQSENLSFNFGYNGRIKQRDFDNQRFGLSIIEPRTEVTDVNDFNSIFNIDNLGVTYNTVVINALDPSAGLGNTNLPGLPENTYTGNLDIHALYANAIYKYGEKWTFVPGLRVESFKQSIEYDVINLAFNNPGRNEATETFLLPSLNVKYALNEDQNLRFSVSRTVSNPEFKEVAPFVYENVTDRIGGNPDLLNDPAFSSIINLDLKYEWFFNRGQIFSIAAFAKQINDPVNLVSANDATGTQRFFRTGDKAEVFGLELEARKALLLNTEEESLLSAGLNVTYTATKQDLKTVSGTFNTNFNRDSDQLQGASPFLINADVSYTPTFGDYKPVANLVFSYFSDRIDALGAGQLGNIVEKGVPTLDFVWKNKVRDNFEINLSVKNLLNPTIERVRENATISEDVLTTLGIPFSRNATNEINPIDEFALSSYKRGVNIGLQFKYTF, via the coding sequence ATGAGAAATATTGTTATTCTCTGTGCACTATTCGTTGTTGGAATAGTTAGTGCGCAGGAAACTGGCTCTATAGCCGGTACTTTGCTTGATAAAGAAGCAAACAGTCAACCATTACCCTTTGCTAATGTTTTAATCAAAGGAACTAGTAAAGGTACTACTACAGATTTTGATGGTCTATATACTATTGAAAATTTAGAACCCGGAACATACGTTGTAGAATTTAGTTTTGTTGGATATGAAACACTTGAAAAAGAAGTTATCGTAAAACCAAATGAAACTACTACTGTAAACGCATCCATTGGTGCTAGTGCAGCAGCCTTAGATGAAGTTGTTATTAAAACAACTAGTAGAAAAAAAGAAAGTGTGCAAGCACTTCTTTTAGACCAAAAAGGTGCTGTAGTTCAGAAACAGAGCATTGGAGCTCAGGAACTTTCGAACAAAGGTGTGAGTAACGCTGCTGGAGCTGTTACTAAAATTTCTGGAATCTCAAAACAAGAAGGTGGAGGTAATGTTTATGTTAGAGGTCTTGGAGACAGATACCTGAACACTACATTTAATGGTTTATCATTACCAGCAAATAATGTAGATAAGAAAAATATAGATCTTGGTCTCTTTTCATCTGATGTTATTCAGAACATAGGTGTAAGCAAAACATATGCTGCCAATTTTTATGGTGATTTTGCAGCAGGTAATGTAGATATTATTGCCAAAGAACACGTCGGAAAAGCATATGTTAATGTAGATCTAGGTAATACAATAAACACAGCTGCAATCGGAGAAAAGTTCGTAAAAAGTGAAGGAACGGGATTCTTTGGATTTTACAATAGATATAAAAATGATCCATTTGCTGTTGTACTATCTCACGGTATTGATCCTGTTTCATCAGAAGGACCGGTTGGACTTTCTGGATCAATTACAGCGGGGAAATCCTGGGAAATTGGTGAGGAATCAAAACTAAGCATCTTTGGAACCGCTTCTTTTGGAAGTAGTTATGAATACGCAAGAGGACAAGCAGCAAATGTAACTGCCGCAGAGAATCAAATATTTAGAGATGCTGAAAGCTTTGAATATAGCCGTACTACTACTGCAATGGCAAATATTGTATATAGTATTAATCCTGATCATAGAATAAAGTTTACTTCTTTATTTATTAACGATGCTAAAGATGATATAGAGCGTTTTGGAATTGATGGGAAAGGATTTAATCGAAATACTATTGCAGATATTGACGACTTTGGTTTTTTTACTCAAAATGTTCAATTCGAACAAGACATGATTTATGTGAATCAACTATCTGGAGTTAGTAACATTAATGAAAAAATAAAAGTAGATTACGGAATTGGTTTTAACAGTGTTCTTGCTCGTCAACCAGATAGAAAGCGTATTGCATTAGAGCAGTTTGATCTGGCATTAGATAATGATCCAACTACAAACCCAGTTCTTTTCCGTAACGTAGATTTTGACAACCAACGCTATTTTCAAAATATCGAAGACCAAGAATGGAACGGTCGTATAAACGTAGCGTACGAGCAATCAGAAAATCTGTCCTTCAATTTTGGATATAACGGACGTATAAAACAACGTGATTTTGATAATCAACGTTTTGGATTAAGTATTATTGAACCAAGAACAGAAGTTACTGATGTTAATGATTTCAATTCAATTTTTAATATTGATAATCTAGGTGTTACCTATAATACAGTAGTGATAAATGCTTTAGATCCTTCAGCTGGATTAGGAAACACAAATCTTCCGGGACTTCCAGAAAACACTTATACTGGAAACTTAGATATACACGCATTATATGCTAATGCAATCTATAAATACGGAGAGAAATGGACATTTGTTCCTGGATTGCGTGTAGAATCATTCAAACAAAGCATTGAATACGATGTAATCAACCTTGCATTTAACAATCCTGGACGTAATGAGGCAACAGAGACTTTTTTATTACCTAGCTTAAATGTAAAATATGCATTAAACGAGGATCAAAATTTACGTTTTTCTGTGAGTAGAACCGTTTCTAATCCAGAATTTAAAGAAGTTGCTCCATTTGTATATGAAAATGTAACTGATCGTATCGGTGGTAATCCAGACCTATTAAATGATCCTGCATTCTCTTCTATTATCAATCTAGATTTAAAATACGAATGGTTCTTTAATAGAGGGCAGATATTTTCTATTGCTGCTTTTGCAAAACAAATTAACGATCCTGTAAACTTAGTATCTGCGAATGACGCTACAGGAACACAACGTTTCTTTAGAACAGGAGATAAAGCAGAAGTTTTTGGTCTTGAATTAGAAGCACGTAAAGCATTGTTATTAAACACTGAAGAAGAAAGTCTTCTTTCTGCAGGTCTAAACGTTACGTATACAGCTACAAAACAAGATTTAAAAACTGTTTCGGGAACCTTCAATACCAATTTTAATAGAGATTCTGATCAACTACAAGGTGCATCACCATTTTTGATCAATGCTGATGTAAGTTATACGCCAACTTTTGGAGATTATAAGCCTGTAGCAAACCTTGTGTTTTCTTATTTTTCTGATCGTATCGATGCATTAGGAGCAGGACAATTAGGAAACATAGTTGAAAAGGGAGTGCCGACATTAGATTTCGTCTGGAAAAACAAAGTACGTGATAACTTTGAAATTAACCTTAGTGTTAAAAACCTGTTGAACCCAACGATTGAAAGAGTTCGAGAAAATGCTACTATATCAGAAGATGTACTTACCACTTTAGGCATTCCATTTAGTAGAAATGCAACTAATGAAATAAATCCAATAGATGAATTTGCGCTATCTAGTTATAAAAGAGGAGTAAATATCGGATTACAATTTAAATATACATTTTAA
- a CDS encoding cell wall metabolism sensor histidine kinase WalK has translation MAENFKRSYRFAYLSSLYITLLLTLLVSVFLYTQNQFNLLFIVGFILLCYGICFLIIQYRVQKFIYRRVRKIYDDIEMLDMDTLGESPVTTDMKTLIKEVEKFAQKRKTEIETLKVREDYRKEFMGNVSHELKTPLFTVQGYILTLIDGAMNDPAILDKYLNRANKGVERLIYIVKDLDMITKLEVGDLNLNYTNFDIIELVQSVFDLFEMKASKKNIALTFDMNYQDPVIVHGDKERIQQVLSNLIVNSIKYGKEDGTTEVSIENLIKNKVIVRVTDNGEGIAQAHIPRLFERFYRVDKSGSRKEGGSGLGLAIVKHIIEAHHERIYVESDYRIGSEFSFTLEKVKKFPVVDVGAKTT, from the coding sequence ATGGCAGAAAATTTTAAGAGATCGTACAGGTTTGCATATCTGTCATCTTTGTACATAACGTTATTATTAACGCTCTTAGTGAGCGTTTTTTTATATACCCAAAATCAATTTAATCTACTATTTATAGTGGGTTTTATTTTGCTGTGTTATGGGATATGTTTTCTTATTATACAATATCGTGTTCAGAAATTTATTTATCGAAGGGTACGAAAGATATACGATGATATTGAAATGTTGGATATGGATACTTTAGGCGAAAGTCCAGTTACGACAGATATGAAAACGTTAATTAAGGAAGTCGAAAAATTTGCTCAAAAACGAAAAACGGAAATAGAAACCCTAAAGGTTAGAGAAGATTATCGTAAAGAGTTTATGGGTAATGTTTCTCATGAGCTTAAAACACCATTATTTACAGTGCAAGGATATATTCTAACACTGATTGATGGAGCGATGAATGATCCTGCAATTCTAGATAAATATTTAAATCGTGCTAATAAAGGAGTAGAACGACTTATCTATATCGTCAAAGATTTGGATATGATCACCAAATTAGAAGTGGGAGATTTAAATCTTAACTATACTAATTTTGACATTATAGAATTAGTACAAAGTGTTTTTGATCTATTCGAAATGAAAGCGTCAAAAAAGAACATTGCTTTGACTTTTGATATGAATTATCAAGATCCAGTAATTGTTCATGGAGATAAGGAAAGAATCCAACAGGTACTATCCAATCTGATTGTTAATTCTATTAAGTATGGAAAAGAAGATGGTACAACAGAAGTAAGTATAGAAAATCTAATTAAAAATAAAGTAATCGTTAGAGTAACCGATAATGGCGAAGGTATTGCCCAAGCCCATATACCAAGATTATTCGAACGTTTTTATCGAGTAGATAAAAGTGGTTCCCGTAAAGAAGGAGGTTCTGGACTCGGCCTGGCTATTGTAAAACATATTATCGAAGCACATCATGAACGCATTTATGTAGAAAGTGATTATCGCATAGGAAGTGAATTTTCATTTACTTTGGAAAAAGTGAAAAAGTTCCCTGTAGTCGATGTCGGTGCTAAAACTACTTAA
- the trmB gene encoding tRNA (guanosine(46)-N7)-methyltransferase TrmB gives MGSKNKLKRFNENRSFQNVVEPTREEVLSNSLGFKGKWRENFFKNENPIILELGCGKGEYTVGLAEKYPDKNFIGIDIKGARFWRGAKTAIEKEMNNVAFIRTQIELVDHIFDTGEIDEIWITFPDPQIKYKRTKHRMTNHDFLQRYKKILKADGIMHLKTDSEFMHGYTLGLLHGEGHEVLYANHNVYHQEGSPEAVTSIQTFYEKQYLEENKPITYIQFKIT, from the coding sequence GTGGGAAGTAAGAATAAATTAAAGCGGTTTAATGAGAATAGGAGTTTTCAGAATGTAGTAGAGCCTACAAGAGAAGAAGTACTTAGTAATTCTCTGGGATTTAAAGGGAAATGGAGAGAGAATTTTTTTAAAAATGAAAATCCTATTATATTAGAACTAGGATGTGGTAAAGGAGAGTATACTGTTGGATTAGCTGAAAAATATCCTGACAAAAATTTTATTGGAATAGATATTAAAGGTGCTCGGTTTTGGAGAGGAGCTAAAACAGCTATTGAGAAAGAGATGAACAATGTTGCTTTTATTCGTACTCAGATAGAGTTGGTGGATCACATTTTTGATACAGGAGAAATTGATGAGATTTGGATAACTTTCCCTGATCCGCAGATTAAATATAAGCGTACAAAACATCGTATGACCAACCACGACTTTTTACAACGCTATAAAAAGATTCTTAAAGCAGATGGAATAATGCATCTTAAAACAGATAGTGAATTTATGCATGGATATACGCTAGGATTATTACACGGAGAAGGTCATGAAGTGTTGTATGCTAATCATAATGTATATCATCAAGAAGGATCTCCAGAAGCAGTAACTTCCATTCAAACTTTTTATGAAAAACAATATTTGGAAGAAAATAAACCTATAACTTACATCCAGTTTAAAATTACCTAA
- a CDS encoding response regulator transcription factor produces the protein MNKKDITILLVDDEPDILEIVGYNLTAEGYNVLTAENGNEAVKIAKKKKPHLIILDVMMPEMDGIEACEQIRKIPDLQNTIITFLTARGEDYSQVAGFDAGADDYITKPIRPKVLVSKVKALLRRLKEDDSNDNVVKIGNLVINRDEYKIVKDKKEIILPRKEFELLSLLASKPGKVFKREDILDKVWGNEVIVGGRTIDVHIRKLREKLGDESFKTIKGVGYKFVV, from the coding sequence ATGAATAAAAAAGATATTACAATTTTACTAGTAGATGATGAGCCGGATATTTTAGAAATAGTTGGCTATAATTTAACTGCCGAAGGCTATAACGTCTTAACGGCAGAAAATGGTAATGAAGCTGTTAAAATTGCTAAGAAGAAAAAACCGCATTTGATCATCCTAGATGTGATGATGCCAGAAATGGATGGTATTGAGGCTTGCGAGCAGATTCGTAAAATACCAGATTTACAAAATACAATTATTACTTTTCTAACAGCTCGTGGAGAAGATTATTCTCAAGTAGCAGGATTTGATGCTGGAGCAGATGATTATATAACAAAACCTATTAGACCAAAAGTATTGGTTAGTAAGGTAAAAGCTTTGCTACGTAGATTAAAAGAAGATGACTCTAATGATAATGTTGTTAAGATAGGTAATCTTGTTATTAATAGAGATGAGTATAAAATTGTAAAAGACAAAAAAGAAATAATATTACCAAGAAAAGAGTTTGAATTACTATCTTTATTAGCCTCTAAACCAGGTAAAGTCTTTAAAAGAGAAGATATACTTGATAAAGTTTGGGGTAATGAGGTAATTGTAGGCGGACGTACTATTGATGTTCATATCCGAAAATTGAGAGAAAAATTAGGAGATGAAAGTTTTAAAACAATAAAAGGAGTCGGCTATAAGTTTGTAGTATAA